ATGACTTCTATGAGATAGCGATAATAACAAGAGCAATGGCAGCGAAGACATTAGGACTGGCGGAGCATGGCAAGGGGCATCTTGGCGTTGGTGCCGATGGTGACGTTGCGATTTACGATATCACACCAGAGGAGCGTGATGATGCAGGTAAGATACAGAAAGCGTTCCTGAACGCGAAATACACGATAAAGGGCGGTGAAATTGTGGTAAAAGATGGCGAGGTGGTAGCGGCTCCCCAGGGTAAAACCTTCTTTGTAACACCGGAATGCGATGAAAAACTGATGGATGAGATGATGGCAAAATTAAAGGACACGTTCGAGCATTACTACTCGGTCAGTTTTGCGAACTATCCTGTTCAGGATGCTTACGTGCCGAATCCATACGAAATAAGAGCGCCATGGAGGAGTTAACTCCTGAGGAGGTATAAAGATAAAAATGCAGCAGATAAGCTTGAAGTTGAAGGAAGAAGTGATGAAAGGTGTGGCGAAGATCCCCATCGTGGTGGATTCACTGACGCCCGATAAACTCTTTGGTAAGAGCGAAGCGGAGATAAAAGCAGAGAAGGTCTGGTGGGGCAACCGTCAGGAGAATACCGGTGACTTATTTGAGGTTGAGGTTGATGGAGAAGCGGGTAGTGCCTCGGAAGTGAAGATAGTGCTGGATGGCGACTTGTCGAGGGTGAAGTATATAGGAGCAGGTATGACTGCGGGTGAAATCGAGGCGAATGGCGATGTGGACATGCATTGCGGTGCGATGATGCGTGGCGGTAAGATAACGGTGCATGGAAATGCTGACTGCTGGGCAGGTCGGGAGATGCACGGCGGTGAACTGCTAATAGAAGGTGATGCGGGAGCCAATCTGTGTGCGATGTATAGAGGTGAGATTACTGGTATGACCGGCGGGAAAGTGGTCGTGGAGGGCGATGCAGGCGAATGTGTCGGGCAGTATATGGCAGGTGGTGAGAT
This genomic stretch from Methanophagales archaeon harbors:
- a CDS encoding formylmethanofuran dehydrogenase subunit C, which encodes MQQISLKLKEEVMKGVAKIPIVVDSLTPDKLFGKSEAEIKAEKVWWGNRQENTGDLFEVEVDGEAGSASEVKIVLDGDLSRVKYIGAGMTAGEIEANGDVDMHCGAMMRGGKITVHGNADCWAGREMHGGELLIEGDAGANLCAMYRGEITGMTGGKVVVEGDAGECVGQYMAGGEILIKGNVDILAGLNMKGGRITIEGNAVMPGADMTGGEIIVKGKVEDMIPSFRFVEVSTLDGAQYRKYSGDLAMTEKRAKGLLYVRA